The proteins below come from a single Triticum aestivum cultivar Chinese Spring chromosome 5D, IWGSC CS RefSeq v2.1, whole genome shotgun sequence genomic window:
- the LOC123124214 gene encoding uncharacterized protein translates to MAAVLVCSPLWVLATESSREDAGAAAAVTSHGVPDDAAYTRIYFSGGGWREYSAASYGRIWCGAAGTGAWDGKAAEQPVLGAGVVDQSTAVGDFMAAEQGAGEQRRRSNLGGRRSGGRRERELARSFSAVNWEDEPPGSWMEQKVSG, encoded by the exons ATGGCCGCTGTTCTAGTCTGTTCTCCACTTTGGGTGTTGGCCACTGAGTCATCGAGAGAAgatgcgggggcggcggcggcggtgacaagCCATGGAGTTCCTGATGATGCAGCCTATACGCGG ATCTACTTTTCTGGAGGAGGTTGGCGAGAGTATAGTGCCGCCTCCTACGGCAGAATATGGTGCGGTGCAGCGGGCACTGGCGCATGGGATGGAAAGGCGGCGGAGCAGCCAGTGCTAGGGGCGGGTGTGGTGGATCAGTCAACGGCGGTGGGGGATTTCATGGCGGCAGAGCAAGGTGCGGGGGAGCAGCGCAGACGCTCAAATCTGGGCGGCCGGCGTAGCGGCGGTAGACGGGAGAGAGAGCTCGCCCGCAGCTTCAGTGCTGTCAACTGGGAAGATGAACCCCCGGGCTCCTGGATGGAACAAAAGGTCAGTGGTTGA